A part of Acidobacteriota bacterium genomic DNA contains:
- a CDS encoding metallopeptidase family protein has product MEQTPDPDLQVVTAIYEALDREQPEAAIRLAEIALSGAGADDPVLRFLAGIAHIELGAAAEAVEHLRRAVELDEEDTEFRANLAHALFASCRFEESQTQCIQVLEQDGHNPDGHMVSGLLLERGGDLNAADDAFAEAHRLDPQGYPLPVRLEAAEFETILELAMTALPESVRGALDEVVVSVEPLPDDEALQADDGTLDPELLGLFVGVPRSESNSSMGPGHAPARILIFKRNLERCFTERAQLGEEIARTLYHELGHYLGLDEDDLEERDLQ; this is encoded by the coding sequence ATGGAACAAACACCCGACCCGGATTTACAGGTGGTCACGGCGATCTACGAAGCACTGGATCGTGAGCAACCCGAGGCCGCCATCCGACTGGCGGAAATCGCGTTGTCCGGTGCCGGTGCCGACGATCCGGTTCTGCGGTTCCTCGCCGGTATCGCCCATATTGAACTGGGTGCGGCGGCCGAGGCCGTCGAGCATCTCCGGCGGGCCGTCGAACTGGACGAGGAAGACACGGAGTTTCGGGCCAACCTGGCCCACGCGTTGTTTGCGTCGTGTCGCTTCGAAGAGTCGCAAACTCAGTGTATTCAAGTCCTGGAACAGGACGGGCACAATCCCGACGGACACATGGTGTCGGGACTGTTGCTGGAGCGAGGCGGCGATCTGAACGCGGCCGACGACGCCTTCGCCGAGGCTCACCGTCTGGATCCTCAGGGCTATCCGCTGCCCGTCCGTCTGGAAGCGGCCGAGTTCGAGACGATACTGGAGTTAGCGATGACGGCGTTGCCGGAGTCGGTGCGTGGCGCGCTGGACGAGGTCGTGGTCAGCGTCGAACCGCTCCCCGACGACGAGGCCCTGCAAGCGGACGACGGCACGCTGGACCCGGAACTACTGGGTCTGTTCGTCGGTGTCCCTCGATCGGAAAGCAACTCGTCGATGGGCCCCGGTCACGCCCCCGCACGAATCCTGATCTTCAAGCGCAACCTCGAACGTTGCTTCACGGAACGGGCGCAACTGGGCGAGGAGATTGCACGCACGCTGTACCACGAACTGGGTCACTACCTGGGACTGGATGAGGACGACCTGGAAGAGCGGGACCTGCAGTAA
- the typA gene encoding translational GTPase TypA, producing MSQERRQDIRNLAIIAHVDHGKTTLVDAMLWQSGIFRENQEVAERVMDSGDLEREKGITIMAKNTAIVYRETKINIVDTPGHADFGGEVERTLKMVDGVMLLVDASEGPLPQTRFVLRKAFEAGLTPIVVINKIDRKDARSDEVLNEVYDLFIDLDATEEQLEFPVLYTDARKGICRVTADGEDQTLVPLLEQILKTTPPPIYDPEEVTQFLLTMLDYDDYLGRLALGRLFNGKLRKGMQVAHCRVDGTIETRRLTSLFGFDGLRRVEIEEAGPGDLVQVAGLEGANIGETLSDPDNPKPLPPIKVEEPTLAMVLAVNDSPTAGLEGKHVTSRKLRERLFKEILINVSIRVEETDSPDAFRLSGRGELQLAILVEMMRREGYELTVGKPEILTHEEDGKTMEPMELMVVDCPEEHIGVVTEKLGTRKGRMTKMVNHGSGRVRMEFRVPARGLLGFRTEFLSDTKGSGIMNHIFDGYDVWQGNIPHRMTGALVADRPGRVTAYAVEHLQSRGTIFVAPGDSVYEGMIVGENSRPDDLDVNIIKEKKLTNMRASSSDATMRLIPPKTMSLEQTLEFIKDDELVEVTPKAFRLRKKILRANARQRKS from the coding sequence ATGAGCCAGGAACGACGCCAGGATATCCGTAACCTTGCGATCATCGCCCACGTCGATCACGGGAAGACGACACTTGTCGACGCGATGCTCTGGCAGAGCGGCATCTTCCGCGAGAATCAAGAAGTCGCCGAACGCGTGATGGACTCCGGCGACCTGGAACGGGAGAAGGGCATCACGATCATGGCCAAGAACACGGCCATCGTCTATCGCGAGACCAAGATCAACATCGTCGACACACCGGGGCATGCCGACTTCGGTGGTGAGGTCGAGCGAACCCTGAAGATGGTCGACGGTGTCATGCTTCTCGTGGATGCCAGCGAGGGACCACTTCCGCAGACACGCTTCGTGCTGCGCAAGGCGTTCGAGGCCGGCCTGACGCCGATCGTCGTCATCAACAAGATCGATCGCAAGGATGCGCGCTCCGATGAGGTCTTGAACGAGGTCTACGACCTGTTCATCGATCTCGACGCCACGGAAGAGCAGCTGGAGTTCCCGGTGCTCTACACCGACGCGCGGAAGGGGATCTGTCGCGTCACGGCCGACGGCGAGGACCAGACGCTGGTACCGCTGCTGGAGCAGATTCTCAAGACGACTCCGCCACCGATCTACGACCCCGAGGAGGTGACCCAGTTCCTCCTCACCATGCTGGACTACGACGACTACCTGGGTCGGCTGGCACTTGGCCGCCTATTCAACGGCAAACTCCGCAAGGGGATGCAGGTCGCGCACTGTCGCGTCGACGGGACGATCGAGACCCGTCGTCTGACCAGTCTGTTCGGCTTCGACGGGCTGCGTCGGGTCGAGATCGAGGAGGCCGGCCCCGGTGACCTGGTGCAGGTCGCCGGTCTCGAGGGTGCCAACATCGGCGAGACCCTCTCGGACCCCGACAACCCCAAGCCGCTGCCGCCGATCAAGGTCGAGGAGCCGACCCTGGCGATGGTGCTGGCCGTCAACGATTCGCCCACGGCCGGTCTGGAAGGCAAACATGTCACCAGCCGCAAACTCCGCGAACGCCTGTTCAAGGAGATCCTGATCAACGTCTCGATCCGTGTCGAGGAGACCGACTCTCCCGATGCGTTCCGGCTCTCCGGTCGTGGAGAGCTGCAACTTGCGATCCTCGTCGAGATGATGCGTCGCGAGGGCTACGAGTTGACCGTCGGCAAGCCCGAGATCCTCACCCATGAGGAAGACGGCAAGACGATGGAGCCGATGGAGTTGATGGTCGTCGACTGCCCGGAAGAGCACATCGGTGTGGTCACCGAGAAGCTCGGTACCCGCAAGGGGCGCATGACCAAGATGGTCAATCACGGCAGCGGTCGTGTGCGGATGGAGTTTCGGGTTCCGGCCCGCGGCCTGCTGGGCTTCCGCACGGAGTTCCTCAGCGATACCAAGGGCTCGGGCATCATGAATCACATCTTCGACGGCTACGACGTCTGGCAGGGCAACATCCCGCATCGCATGACCGGCGCCCTCGTCGCCGACCGTCCCGGTCGAGTGACGGCCTATGCGGTCGAGCATCTCCAGTCTCGCGGCACGATCTTCGTGGCGCCCGGTGACTCGGTCTACGAAGGGATGATCGTCGGTGAGAACTCGCGACCGGATGACCTGGACGTCAACATCATCAAGGAAAAGAAGCTGACCAACATGCGGGCGTCCTCGTCCGACGCGACGATGCGACTGATCCCGCCGAAGACCATGAGTCTCGAGCAGACGCTCGAGTTCATCAAGGACGACGAGCTGGTGGAGGTCACTCCCAAGGCGTTCCGGCTGCGCAAGAAGATCCTCCGGGCCAACGCACGGCAGCGTAAGTCGTGA
- a CDS encoding MBL fold metallo-hydrolase has protein sequence MSGSLEVLCHTVGPFVENCYLMVGPSGKKAAIVDPGVETEFLADELDRRGLELEWIINTHAHLDHVACNHFFKERTNAPIILHRDDLPLLKELPRQGEMFGIQVKPSPAPDAWFEEGQPFVFDGLNFDVLHTPGHSPGGVCLRHGEVMWVGDTLFQGSIGRTDLFGGSLEELTQSIRGKLFSLPGATRCFPGHGPATTLDAEQRTNPFVGDAAIAAGGQDIS, from the coding sequence GTGAGCGGGTCGCTCGAGGTCCTCTGTCACACCGTCGGGCCGTTCGTGGAGAACTGTTACCTGATGGTCGGGCCGTCGGGGAAGAAGGCGGCCATCGTCGATCCCGGCGTGGAGACAGAGTTCCTGGCCGACGAACTGGATCGACGTGGGTTGGAGCTGGAGTGGATCATCAACACCCACGCCCACCTCGACCACGTCGCCTGCAATCACTTCTTCAAGGAGCGCACGAACGCGCCGATCATTCTGCATCGGGACGATCTGCCACTCCTCAAGGAGCTGCCGCGTCAGGGCGAGATGTTCGGGATTCAGGTGAAACCCTCTCCGGCCCCCGACGCCTGGTTCGAGGAGGGGCAGCCGTTCGTCTTCGACGGGCTGAACTTCGACGTCCTCCACACCCCCGGCCACAGCCCCGGCGGGGTCTGCCTGCGGCACGGGGAGGTCATGTGGGTGGGGGATACCCTTTTTCAGGGCTCCATCGGGCGGACCGATCTCTTCGGGGGCTCCCTCGAGGAACTGACCCAATCGATTCGCGGTAAACTGTTTTCGCTGCCGGGAGCCACTCGCTGTTTTCCCGGCCATGGACCGGCAACGACGCTTGACGCCGAACAACGGACCAATCCGTTCGTCGGTGACGCGGCGATCGCGGCCGGCGGACAGGACATCTCATGA
- the rny gene encoding ribonuclease Y: protein MSESLSLIITGLAAAFIGGFFGWLLNNRFGVRSLAATKMRTDEQLRSARRASEKLRRRVELEAKESILGQKEKFDRDLRSRKGQLAKRERDISAAQQGLQDTEGQLKREEEKLTQRQAAMNDLEAAAQGKLEEAERTFDEQTDKLASVSGMTREEARRQLLANLKVQARLDAVTMVKEIRDEARKGADAEAQRILAMAVERAASDFSSERTISMFDLPEGSDLKGRIIGQEGKNIRAFEAATGIQLLIDEEANKITLSGYNPVKREIARRVLTTLVKDGHIHPKRIDDLTKRNTRRLDDEMRKAGQETVKELKLKKVHPEIVKLLGRLRYRTSYGQNVLNHSKEVAYLTGMLAAELRLDEREARRAGLLHDIGKAIDYEREGTHPEIGAEVATQCGESDAVVNAIASHHEDCEMTTPISVLVSAADSLSGARPGARRKTVAEYIKRIEKLEELANDMKGVDQSYAIQAGREIRVIAKSRQTDDAQVEMIASDLAGKIQSEMDYPGKVKVTVIRELRAVEHAR, encoded by the coding sequence ATGAGCGAAAGCCTCAGCCTCATCATTACCGGTCTGGCAGCCGCCTTCATCGGCGGGTTCTTCGGCTGGCTTCTGAACAATCGCTTCGGCGTGCGTTCGCTGGCCGCCACCAAGATGCGCACCGACGAACAGCTCCGCAGCGCGCGACGAGCGTCGGAGAAGCTGCGACGCCGGGTCGAGCTCGAAGCGAAGGAATCGATCCTGGGTCAGAAGGAGAAGTTCGATCGCGACCTGCGGTCGCGTAAGGGACAGCTCGCGAAGCGCGAACGGGATATCAGCGCCGCGCAGCAAGGGCTTCAGGATACCGAGGGCCAGCTGAAGCGTGAGGAAGAGAAGCTGACACAACGGCAGGCGGCGATGAACGATCTCGAGGCCGCCGCCCAGGGCAAACTCGAAGAGGCGGAGCGCACCTTCGACGAGCAGACCGACAAGCTGGCATCGGTGTCGGGGATGACCCGCGAAGAAGCCCGCCGACAGCTGCTGGCCAACCTGAAGGTCCAGGCCCGCCTCGACGCCGTCACGATGGTCAAGGAGATCCGTGACGAGGCCCGCAAGGGGGCCGATGCCGAGGCGCAGCGGATCCTGGCGATGGCCGTCGAACGGGCGGCTTCGGATTTCAGCTCGGAGCGGACCATCAGCATGTTCGACCTCCCCGAGGGCAGCGACCTCAAGGGCCGCATCATCGGACAGGAAGGCAAGAACATCCGCGCGTTCGAGGCGGCCACCGGGATCCAGCTGTTGATCGACGAGGAGGCCAACAAGATCACGCTGTCGGGATACAACCCGGTCAAGCGCGAGATCGCCCGTCGCGTCCTGACGACTCTGGTCAAGGACGGGCATATCCATCCGAAGCGAATCGACGACCTGACGAAGCGCAACACGCGACGACTCGACGACGAGATGCGCAAGGCCGGGCAGGAGACCGTCAAGGAGTTGAAACTCAAGAAGGTCCACCCCGAGATCGTCAAGCTGCTGGGTCGCCTGCGCTACCGAACCTCTTACGGGCAGAACGTCCTCAACCACTCGAAGGAGGTCGCCTACCTCACCGGTATGTTGGCGGCGGAGTTGCGTCTCGACGAGCGCGAGGCTCGACGGGCTGGACTGTTACACGACATCGGTAAGGCGATCGACTACGAGCGCGAGGGGACTCATCCGGAGATCGGTGCCGAGGTGGCAACCCAGTGCGGCGAGTCCGACGCCGTTGTCAACGCGATCGCGTCCCATCATGAAGATTGTGAGATGACGACACCGATCTCGGTGCTGGTGTCGGCGGCCGATTCGCTCTCCGGCGCAAGACCCGGCGCGCGACGCAAGACCGTCGCGGAGTACATCAAGCGGATCGAGAAGCTCGAAGAACTGGCCAACGACATGAAGGGTGTCGATCAGTCGTACGCGATTCAGGCGGGTCGAGAGATCCGTGTCATCGCGAAGTCCCGTCAAACCGACGATGCCCAGGTCGAGATGATCGCCTCCGATCTGGCCGGCAAGATTCAGTCGGAGATGGACTATCCCGGGAAGGTCAAGGTGACGGTCATCCGCGAGCTGCGGGCCGTCGAGCACGCTCGTTGA
- a CDS encoding GNAT family N-acetyltransferase, whose translation MNLRNATVADAAACLATYGPIVRDTAISFELEVPDRKTFTERIAVALDRYAWLVAEDDDGLLGYAYATAHRDREAYRYAVETSVYVGEARRRGGVGKALYHRLFEVIADRGFYNAYAGVTVPNPASLAFHKACGFVEIGVFPAVGFKLGAWQDVSWWHRNLRTGTPED comes from the coding sequence GTGAATCTACGGAACGCCACTGTCGCCGACGCGGCGGCGTGTCTCGCGACCTACGGGCCGATCGTTCGCGACACTGCGATCTCTTTCGAACTCGAGGTCCCGGATAGGAAAACGTTCACCGAGCGGATCGCGGTGGCGTTGGATCGTTACGCCTGGCTCGTGGCCGAAGACGACGACGGCCTGCTGGGTTACGCGTACGCCACCGCCCACCGAGATCGCGAGGCGTATCGGTATGCCGTCGAGACCTCGGTCTACGTAGGGGAAGCTCGCCGACGGGGTGGAGTGGGAAAAGCGCTTTACCATCGATTGTTCGAGGTGATCGCCGACCGCGGTTTCTACAACGCGTACGCCGGTGTAACCGTTCCCAATCCCGCCAGTCTCGCGTTTCACAAGGCGTGTGGGTTCGTGGAGATCGGGGTCTTTCCCGCCGTCGGCTTCAAGCTCGGCGCGTGGCAGGATGTATCCTGGTGGCATCGCAATCTGAGAACCGGAACACCGGAGGACTGA
- a CDS encoding DUF2007 domain-containing protein yields MTCIHSAPNGFEVHNLKNVLEASGIRCEVRGEFRKSGAGELPLNECWVELWLLDDARMDEAKKLLVDLQRTDRADWTCKGCGESVEGQFSRCWNCGHTADDES; encoded by the coding sequence ATGACCTGCATCCACAGCGCGCCCAACGGTTTCGAGGTCCACAACCTGAAGAACGTTCTGGAGGCCAGCGGCATCCGCTGCGAAGTTCGTGGCGAGTTTCGCAAGTCCGGCGCCGGTGAGTTGCCTCTCAACGAGTGCTGGGTTGAGTTGTGGCTACTGGATGACGCGCGGATGGACGAGGCCAAGAAACTGTTGGTCGATTTACAGCGGACGGATCGGGCGGACTGGACCTGTAAGGGCTGCGGCGAGTCGGTGGAGGGGCAGTTCAGCCGCTGCTGGAACTGCGGCCATACTGCGGACGACGAGTCCTGA
- a CDS encoding acyl-CoA dehydrogenase family protein, translating to MSQDLLTKENIEYQQRAREVADKAMRPVAAKYDVAQEYPWEVQRAIREAGLSGVWIPKEYGGEDGGVLNLCLVVEEFSRACGGMGVGYAVNALGTFPLIVGGTEEQRQRWLPDVASGEKLVAFGLSEKDAGSDAGGMTTRAELDGDHYVLNGEKKWNTGGAVASLNTIFCVTTPDRGARGVSAIVVDKDTPGYRVGKHEDKMGIRCVPVVEIHLEDCRVPAANLLGGLEGRGFKHAMMTLDLARPGVAAQAVGLAQGALDLAIQYTGKRKQFGQSISSFQGIQWMLADMATQIEAARQLVHAAARGADAGSKHNSKRAAMCKLFATDMAMKVTTDAVQLFGGYGYIKDYPIEKYMRDAKITQIYEGTNQIQRLVIARALLREAASAAEGEEG from the coding sequence ATGAGTCAAGACCTTCTCACCAAGGAAAATATCGAGTATCAGCAACGAGCCCGGGAGGTCGCCGACAAGGCGATGCGTCCGGTGGCGGCCAAGTATGACGTCGCCCAGGAGTATCCGTGGGAGGTTCAGCGCGCCATCCGCGAGGCCGGACTCTCCGGTGTCTGGATTCCCAAGGAGTACGGCGGCGAGGACGGCGGCGTCCTGAACCTGTGCCTCGTGGTGGAGGAGTTCTCCCGTGCCTGTGGTGGCATGGGTGTGGGATACGCCGTCAATGCGCTCGGCACATTTCCGCTGATCGTCGGTGGCACCGAGGAACAGAGACAGCGCTGGCTCCCCGACGTGGCGTCGGGTGAGAAGCTCGTGGCGTTCGGCCTCTCGGAGAAGGACGCCGGGTCCGATGCCGGTGGGATGACGACTCGGGCGGAGTTGGACGGAGATCACTATGTCCTCAACGGTGAGAAGAAGTGGAACACCGGTGGGGCCGTGGCCTCGCTCAACACGATCTTCTGCGTGACGACTCCCGATCGTGGAGCCCGTGGCGTGTCGGCCATCGTCGTCGACAAGGACACGCCGGGTTATCGCGTGGGCAAGCACGAAGACAAGATGGGGATCCGCTGTGTACCGGTCGTCGAGATCCATCTCGAGGATTGCCGGGTGCCCGCGGCCAACCTGTTGGGTGGGCTCGAGGGGCGTGGCTTCAAGCACGCGATGATGACCCTGGACCTGGCCCGACCCGGGGTGGCGGCTCAGGCTGTCGGTCTGGCACAGGGCGCACTGGACCTGGCCATCCAGTACACCGGCAAGCGTAAGCAGTTCGGTCAGTCCATCAGTTCGTTCCAGGGGATCCAGTGGATGCTTGCCGACATGGCAACCCAGATCGAGGCGGCTCGCCAGCTGGTCCATGCGGCGGCCCGTGGTGCCGACGCAGGCTCCAAGCACAACTCCAAGCGAGCCGCGATGTGCAAGCTGTTCGCCACCGACATGGCGATGAAGGTCACCACCGACGCCGTGCAACTGTTCGGTGGCTACGGCTATATCAAGGACTACCCCATCGAGAAGT